Proteins from one Sarcophilus harrisii chromosome 2, mSarHar1.11, whole genome shotgun sequence genomic window:
- the AHSA2P gene encoding activator of 90 kDa heat shock protein ATPase homolog 2, translating into MVENEVGSCEISDLKQVEGEASCSSRKGKLIFFYEWNIKLSWKGTVKESGAKHRGSVEIPHLSEENEVDDTEVNVSKKKGEGDSLKDLMKTAGVAKVREALEDYLTALKTEFTTGMILPTKTAPPQELTAKRKLSEHNFQDSVTPMVLDVVGVRIPTVTIHMREIFDTAVEELYSIFTTKDLVQKFSKSSAVIEAEKGGKFQMFDGTVTGEYLELLSNKRIVMKWRCKSWPEEHYATVALSFVPVAEQTELQLNCKGVPVCKEESTRQCWEKQHFEEIKRFAVAFGNSEQLN; encoded by the exons ATGGTGGAGAATGAGGTTGGCAGCTGTGAGATCAGTGACCTGAAGCAGGTGGAAGGGGAGGCCTCCTGCAGCAGCCGCAAGGGGAAGCTGATTTTCTTCTATGAGTGGAACATCAAACTGAGCTGGAAAG GTACAGTCAAGGAATCTGGTGCAAAGCATAGAGGATCGGTTGAAATACCCCACCTCTCTGAAGAAAATGAAGTAGATGATACAGAG GTAAACGTgagtaaaaagaaaggagaaggagattcACTGAAGGATCTCATGAAAACTGCAGGGGTGGCCAAGGTCAGAGAAGCCCTTGAGGATTACCTGACAGCTCTGAAAACAG AATTCACAACAGGAATGATTTTGCCAACAAAAACTGCACCTCCTCAGGAACTGActgcaaaaagaaaattgagcGAACATAATTTTCAG GACTCTGTGACTCCAATGGTTCTGGATGTAGTAGGTGTGAGGATTCCAACAGTGACAATACATATGAGGGAAATATTTGACACAGCAGTAGAAGAACTGTATAGCATCTTCACCACTAAGGAT TTGGTGCAAAAGTTTTCTAAATCTTCTGCTGTGATAGAAGCTGAAAAAGGAGGCAAATTCCAAATGTTTGATGGGACTGTTACTGGTGAATATCTAGAATTG ttaTCCAATAAAAGGATTGTTATGAAGTGGCGATGTAAGAGCTGGCCAGAAG aACATTATGCAACTGTTGCACTGAGTTTTGTGCCTGTGGCAGAACAAACAGAATTACAGCTAAACTGCAAAGGAGTTCCTGTTTGTAAAGAAGAAAGTACAAGACAGTGCTGGGAAAAACAGcattttgaagaaataaagagatttgCTGTAGCTTTTGGCAACTCTGAACAGCTGAATTAA